In the Aromatoleum bremense genome, one interval contains:
- the pheT gene encoding phenylalanine--tRNA ligase subunit beta — MQFSEHWLRSLVNPPLDSESLGHLLTMAGLEVEEAVPVAAAFSGVVVGRIIEAEKHPNADKLKLCKVDVGQDELLQIVCGAPNAAAGLRVPCAMVGAKLPGFDIKAAKLRGVESFGMLCSARELGLSDDRAGLLELPDNAPIGQDIRKFLALDDTLFTIKLTPNRSDCLSLAGVAREVAALTGQPLALAQIEAVVPAIDDRRTVVLDAPDGCPRYCGRILRGVDAKAPTPDWMKQRLQRSGVRSISALVDVTNYVMLELGQPLHAFDNAKLVGAIHVRYPHEGEKVLLLNEQTVVPAADTLLIADEARALALAGIMGGEDSGITLDTVDIFLESAFFAPAAIAGRARSYGFVSDASHRFERGVDFELAERAIERATRLILDICGGAAGPVDEAVSKDHLPARPAVRLRPARARRLLGVGLDDDAIVRLLEGVHLSVERKGDTLLVTPPSFRFDIEIEEDLIEEIARLHGYDAIPACAPQGSLMMLDRSESGRSVWDVRHFLAARDFQEVVNYAFVEEAWERDFCANAEPIRLANPIASQMSVMRSSLIPGLAANLVANRKRQQARVRVFEIGRCFERKADGEPVAGFHQPLRVAGLAAGLALPEQWGVASRQVDFYDVKSDVEALFAPRALGFERLSDPALHPGRAASILLDGRRIGLLGEIHPVWVQRYEMGTAPVVFEIELDAALLTDLPAYREISRQPSVTRDVALVVEQALTAARVIEVMREAAPEIVMGIELFDVYHGKGIDTGKKSLAFRVLMQDTQRTLEDAEVDAAVEAIVRHAETSLGARLRG, encoded by the coding sequence ATGCAATTTTCGGAACACTGGTTGCGGAGTCTCGTCAATCCTCCGCTCGACAGCGAATCCCTCGGCCACCTGCTGACGATGGCGGGTCTCGAAGTCGAGGAGGCCGTGCCCGTCGCGGCTGCATTTTCAGGCGTCGTCGTCGGTCGTATCATCGAGGCCGAGAAGCATCCGAACGCCGACAAGCTGAAGCTCTGCAAGGTGGACGTGGGGCAGGACGAGTTGCTGCAGATCGTCTGCGGCGCCCCGAATGCAGCAGCTGGCCTGCGCGTTCCCTGCGCGATGGTGGGGGCAAAACTGCCGGGTTTCGACATCAAGGCGGCAAAGCTGCGCGGCGTCGAATCCTTCGGCATGCTCTGTTCGGCACGCGAACTCGGATTGTCCGACGATCGCGCGGGCTTGCTCGAGTTGCCGGACAATGCGCCGATCGGGCAGGACATCCGGAAATTCCTCGCGCTCGACGACACGCTCTTCACGATCAAGCTCACCCCGAACCGCTCGGACTGTCTCAGCCTTGCCGGTGTCGCGCGCGAAGTTGCGGCGTTGACCGGCCAGCCGCTCGCGCTCGCGCAGATCGAGGCGGTGGTGCCGGCCATCGATGATCGCCGCACCGTCGTCCTCGACGCCCCCGACGGTTGTCCGCGCTATTGCGGCCGCATCCTGCGCGGCGTCGATGCGAAGGCTCCGACCCCCGACTGGATGAAGCAACGCCTGCAGCGCAGCGGCGTGCGTTCGATCAGCGCGCTGGTCGACGTGACCAACTACGTGATGCTTGAACTGGGACAGCCGCTGCACGCATTCGACAATGCAAAGCTCGTCGGTGCGATCCACGTCCGCTATCCGCACGAAGGCGAAAAAGTGCTGCTGCTCAACGAGCAGACTGTCGTTCCGGCGGCCGATACGCTGTTGATCGCAGACGAGGCGCGTGCGCTGGCGCTCGCCGGCATCATGGGCGGCGAAGACAGCGGCATCACGCTAGACACCGTCGACATATTCCTTGAGAGCGCATTCTTCGCGCCGGCGGCCATTGCCGGGCGCGCGCGCAGCTACGGCTTCGTCTCGGACGCGTCCCATCGTTTCGAGCGCGGTGTCGATTTCGAACTCGCCGAACGAGCCATCGAGCGTGCGACCCGGCTCATTCTCGATATCTGCGGCGGGGCCGCGGGGCCGGTCGATGAAGCGGTGTCGAAGGACCACCTGCCGGCGCGCCCGGCGGTCCGGTTGCGCCCGGCCCGCGCTCGCCGCCTGCTTGGTGTCGGCCTCGACGACGACGCGATCGTGAGGCTGCTCGAGGGCGTGCATCTGTCGGTCGAACGTAAGGGCGACACGCTGCTCGTCACGCCGCCGTCGTTTCGCTTCGACATCGAGATCGAGGAAGACCTGATCGAGGAAATCGCGCGCCTGCACGGCTACGATGCCATTCCGGCATGCGCGCCGCAGGGTTCCCTGATGATGCTCGACCGTTCCGAGTCGGGCCGTTCCGTGTGGGATGTCCGCCATTTTCTGGCGGCGCGCGATTTCCAGGAGGTTGTCAACTACGCGTTCGTCGAGGAGGCCTGGGAGCGGGATTTCTGTGCGAACGCCGAACCGATCCGCCTTGCGAATCCGATCGCGAGCCAGATGAGCGTGATGCGCTCCAGCCTGATCCCGGGGCTTGCGGCAAACCTGGTCGCGAATCGCAAGCGCCAGCAGGCCAGGGTGCGCGTGTTCGAAATCGGCCGCTGCTTCGAACGGAAGGCGGACGGCGAGCCGGTCGCCGGCTTTCATCAGCCGCTGCGCGTCGCGGGGCTCGCGGCCGGTCTTGCGTTGCCTGAACAGTGGGGCGTTGCGAGCCGCCAGGTCGATTTCTATGACGTGAAGAGCGACGTGGAAGCACTTTTCGCGCCGCGCGCGCTCGGATTCGAACGCCTGTCGGATCCTGCGCTGCATCCTGGGCGTGCCGCCAGCATCCTGCTCGACGGTCGGCGTATCGGACTCCTCGGCGAGATCCACCCGGTATGGGTGCAGCGCTATGAAATGGGAACGGCACCAGTCGTGTTCGAGATCGAACTGGACGCCGCGCTCCTGACGGATCTTCCCGCCTACCGCGAGATTTCCCGCCAACCCTCGGTCACGCGCGACGTCGCCTTGGTCGTCGAGCAGGCGCTGACCGCTGCGCGGGTGATCGAGGTCATGCGCGAGGCGGCGCCGGAGATTGTCATGGGGATAGAGTTGTTCGATGTTTATCATGGCAAAGGCATCGATACGGGGAAAAAGAGCCTTGCGTTCAGGGTGTTGATGCAAGATACTCAGCGCACGCTCGAAGATGCCGAAGTGGATGCGGCGGTCGAAGCGATCGTCCGCCATGCGGAAACCTCCTTGGGGGCGCGGCTGCGTGGATAG
- a CDS encoding integration host factor subunit alpha, with amino-acid sequence MNVTLTKAELADLLFERVGLNKREAKDMVEGFFEEIRQALERGECVKLSGFGNFQLRDKPQRPGRNPKTGEEIPITARRVVTFHASQKLKAAVEQLSDASKQP; translated from the coding sequence ATGAACGTGACCCTGACCAAAGCGGAACTGGCTGACCTGCTGTTCGAGCGGGTCGGTCTCAACAAGCGCGAAGCCAAGGACATGGTGGAAGGCTTTTTCGAGGAGATCCGCCAGGCGCTGGAGCGCGGGGAGTGCGTGAAGCTCTCGGGTTTCGGCAACTTCCAGCTCCGCGACAAGCCACAGCGGCCGGGTCGCAACCCGAAGACCGGTGAGGAAATCCCGATCACTGCGCGGCGGGTCGTGACCTTTCACGCCAGTCAGAAACTCAAGGCCGCCGTGGAGCAGCTGAGCGATGCAAGCAAGCAGCCATAA
- a CDS encoding MerR family transcriptional regulator — protein MQASSHNETPATQLPPIPAKRYFTIGEVSELCAVKPHVLRYWEQEFTQLKPVKRRGNRRYYQHHEVLLVRRIRELLYEEGFTISGARNKLGETAIHQHEEAEEVSRLRSLIAHVRSEIVTTLEHLKA, from the coding sequence ATGCAAGCAAGCAGCCATAACGAGACTCCGGCAACTCAACTGCCTCCGATTCCGGCAAAGCGGTATTTCACGATCGGCGAGGTCAGCGAACTGTGCGCCGTCAAACCGCACGTGCTCCGATACTGGGAACAGGAATTCACCCAGCTCAAACCGGTGAAGCGGCGGGGTAACCGACGCTACTATCAACATCATGAAGTACTGCTCGTCCGCCGGATCCGGGAACTGCTCTACGAGGAGGGCTTCACCATTTCGGGCGCCCGCAACAAGCTTGGGGAGACGGCGATCCACCAGCATGAAGAGGCCGAGGAGGTCTCCCGTCTGCGTTCCTTGATCGCGCACGTGCGGTCGGAAATCGTCACCACGCTGGAGCACCTCAAGGCTTGA
- a CDS encoding AMP-binding protein: MNRPSAAMGAAEVLQIVRMLVAELRPGQRLTPDLDSHLERDLGLDSLARVELLTRLEHAAGVRLPTGTLATAETPRQLLAALRAAHPELAGLRTDIVLPETPGEAIEAPAQAATLVEVLEWHAAHSPQHVHIRLLHDDVEIATLTHDDLLQGARRIAAGLQQGGLAPGEAVAIMLPTSLEFFTSFFGAMLAGGVPVPMYPPTRPSQLEDHLRRQAGILDSCRAPVLISDADVRTVARLLATQSPSLKRVATVQELTDTAASSTSAAVRTTDLALLQYTSGSTGNPKGVMLSHANLLANIRAWSHTIGMSADDVTVSWLPLYHDMGLIAAWLGSLYNGCPLVLMSPLDFLSRPARWLWTIHRYRGSLSAGPNFAYELVLKHVEDAELAGLDLSCWRFAVNGAEPVSPDTIERFSERFAPYGLRRETLTPSYGLAENAVGLTVHLPGRGARIDRIAREPFFRDRKALAATASDTTTLRFVGCGQPLPGHELRVVDPAGTELPERHVGRLEFRGPSATSGYLRNPEETRKLWHGTWLDTGDLGYLADGELFVTGRVKDMIIRGGRNLYPYELEEAIGTLPGVRRGCVAVFGAADPTTASERLVAVVETRAKQDDERGTLQHAVEGLAIELLGVPLDEVVLAPPHSVLKTSSGKIRRVATRDLYLSGVLGRQRSVRMQLLRLAASGLTERASRTLSRGAALLWAGWAWMALVLLAVPVWLAVAALRRPAVGWRIGSHGARLLARLVGIRLDIRGRENLPLDAPCIVVANHASYLDGLIAVAALPRAFAFVAKRELQDNAIAYRFLQGLGAEFVERFAVQDSVDAAHRLATRARAGTALFYFAEGTFVGQPGLREFRLGAFLAACEARLPVVPVTIRGTRTVLPDETWRPRRGPITVSIAPPIPPQGTDWSAALALRDATRAEILAQCGEPDATT, from the coding sequence ATGAATCGACCCTCGGCGGCGATGGGTGCCGCAGAAGTGCTACAGATCGTGCGCATGCTCGTCGCCGAGCTTCGTCCGGGGCAGCGGTTGACGCCGGATCTGGACAGCCATCTCGAGCGTGATCTGGGGCTGGACAGTCTTGCACGCGTCGAGTTGCTCACGCGCCTCGAGCACGCTGCCGGAGTCCGCCTGCCCACCGGCACGCTCGCGACCGCCGAGACTCCGCGCCAGCTGCTCGCAGCACTGCGCGCCGCGCATCCCGAACTTGCAGGATTGCGGACCGATATCGTCCTGCCGGAAACGCCCGGCGAGGCAATCGAAGCCCCCGCGCAGGCCGCCACGCTGGTCGAGGTGCTGGAGTGGCACGCCGCGCACTCGCCGCAGCATGTGCATATCCGCCTGCTGCACGACGACGTCGAGATCGCGACGCTGACGCACGACGATCTGCTGCAGGGCGCCCGTCGCATTGCCGCGGGCCTGCAGCAGGGAGGGCTCGCGCCGGGCGAGGCCGTCGCGATCATGCTGCCGACCTCGCTGGAGTTCTTCACGAGCTTTTTCGGCGCCATGCTGGCCGGAGGCGTGCCCGTACCGATGTATCCACCGACGCGCCCGTCGCAGCTCGAAGACCACCTGCGCCGCCAGGCCGGCATTCTCGACAGCTGTCGGGCACCGGTGCTGATCAGCGACGCAGACGTGCGGACTGTCGCGCGGCTGCTCGCCACGCAGTCGCCAAGCCTCAAGCGGGTTGCAACGGTGCAGGAACTGACAGATACCGCCGCCAGCAGCACGTCGGCCGCGGTTCGTACAACGGACCTTGCTCTGCTGCAGTACACGTCGGGCAGCACCGGCAACCCCAAGGGTGTCATGCTCAGCCACGCCAACCTGCTCGCGAACATCCGGGCCTGGAGTCACACGATCGGGATGAGCGCCGACGATGTCACCGTGAGCTGGCTGCCGCTGTATCACGACATGGGCCTGATCGCGGCCTGGCTCGGCAGCCTGTACAACGGCTGCCCGCTGGTGCTGATGTCGCCGCTGGATTTCCTATCGCGGCCGGCGCGCTGGCTGTGGACGATACACCGCTACCGCGGTAGTCTCTCCGCAGGGCCGAATTTCGCCTACGAGCTCGTACTGAAGCATGTCGAAGATGCGGAGCTCGCAGGGCTGGACCTGTCGTGCTGGCGATTTGCCGTCAATGGGGCCGAGCCCGTGAGTCCGGACACGATCGAGCGCTTCAGCGAGCGCTTCGCGCCATACGGCTTGCGCCGCGAGACCCTGACGCCGTCATACGGGCTCGCCGAGAACGCCGTTGGACTGACGGTCCATCTCCCCGGCCGCGGCGCTCGCATCGACCGCATCGCGCGCGAGCCGTTTTTCCGTGACCGCAAGGCGCTTGCGGCAACGGCGAGTGACACGACGACGCTCCGCTTCGTCGGCTGCGGGCAGCCGCTGCCCGGGCATGAGCTTCGCGTCGTGGATCCGGCCGGGACGGAACTCCCCGAGCGCCATGTCGGCCGCCTCGAGTTCCGTGGCCCGTCGGCCACGTCCGGCTATCTGCGCAACCCCGAGGAAACCCGCAAGCTGTGGCACGGAACCTGGCTCGACACCGGCGACCTCGGCTACCTCGCCGACGGTGAGCTGTTCGTCACCGGCCGCGTCAAGGACATGATCATCCGCGGCGGACGCAACCTGTACCCCTACGAGTTGGAGGAAGCGATCGGCACCCTGCCCGGCGTGCGCAGGGGCTGCGTCGCGGTGTTCGGCGCCGCCGACCCCACCACCGCCAGCGAACGACTCGTCGCCGTCGTCGAAACCAGGGCGAAGCAGGACGACGAGCGCGGTACGCTGCAGCACGCGGTCGAAGGCCTCGCCATTGAACTGCTCGGCGTGCCGCTCGACGAGGTCGTGCTGGCGCCGCCGCACAGCGTACTGAAAACATCAAGCGGAAAGATCCGCCGTGTCGCGACGCGCGACCTGTACCTCAGCGGCGTACTGGGCCGGCAGCGCAGCGTACGCATGCAATTGCTGCGTCTCGCGGCGTCGGGACTCACGGAGCGCGCCTCGCGAACGCTGTCTCGCGGCGCGGCGCTGCTGTGGGCGGGCTGGGCGTGGATGGCTCTCGTGCTGCTTGCAGTGCCGGTCTGGCTGGCGGTTGCGGCGCTGCGCCGCCCTGCCGTCGGCTGGCGCATCGGGAGCCACGGAGCGCGGCTGCTCGCACGGCTGGTCGGCATCCGCCTCGACATCCGCGGCCGGGAAAATCTCCCCTTGGACGCTCCCTGCATCGTCGTTGCGAACCACGCAAGCTATCTCGACGGCCTGATCGCAGTCGCCGCGCTCCCGCGAGCCTTCGCGTTCGTCGCGAAGCGCGAACTGCAGGACAATGCGATCGCATATCGCTTCCTGCAGGGACTCGGCGCCGAGTTCGTCGAGCGCTTCGCGGTCCAGGACAGCGTCGACGCCGCCCACCGGCTCGCCACACGGGCGCGCGCAGGGACAGCGCTGTTCTACTTCGCCGAAGGCACCTTCGTCGGACAGCCCGGGCTGCGCGAATTCCGCCTCGGTGCCTTCCTCGCCGCCTGCGAGGCCCGGCTACCCGTGGTGCCGGTAACCATTCGCGGCACACGCACCGTGTTGCCCGACGAGACGTGGCGTCCTCGTCGCGGCCCGATCACGGTATCGATCGCCCCCCCGATCCCGCCGCAGGGCACGGACTGGAGCGCGGCACTCGCGCTTCGCGATGCAACGCGCGCGGAAATCCTCGCCCAGTGCGGCGAGCCCGACGCGACTACGTAA
- a CDS encoding PEP-CTERM/exosortase system-associated acyltransferase: protein MRTPFSCDSDLGKGFGSRFEILPALDQSTRDQVFTIRHEVYCEDLGFEPLREDRHETDEYDRHSVHCLLRTADESHTLVGCTRLVLARPEDPAHPFPFESACWANLDQHTIDSRTLPRHKIAEVSRLAVRQMYRRRRGEKHTEMMLRNRDFGSSVSPRFPFIPVGLYLGTMALAEQCGIEKVFVITEPRLAAHLSRLGFSIVQVGPPIEHRGTRVPSMMDVEQSKEGLRSLIRPMWELIRGGVMAGYEGKRAAMVAT from the coding sequence ATGCGCACACCGTTTTCTTGTGATTCTGACCTGGGCAAGGGATTCGGGAGCCGCTTCGAAATTTTGCCCGCGCTGGATCAATCCACGCGCGACCAGGTCTTCACGATTCGCCATGAGGTGTACTGCGAAGACCTCGGGTTCGAGCCGCTGCGCGAGGATCGGCATGAAACCGACGAATACGATCGTCACAGCGTGCATTGCCTGCTGCGTACGGCGGACGAATCCCATACGCTCGTCGGCTGCACCCGGTTGGTGCTCGCACGCCCGGAGGACCCCGCTCATCCTTTCCCGTTCGAGAGCGCTTGCTGGGCGAACCTGGATCAGCACACGATCGATTCGCGCACTCTGCCGCGACACAAGATCGCGGAAGTTTCCCGGCTCGCGGTCAGGCAAATGTACCGTCGCCGTCGCGGTGAAAAGCATACCGAGATGATGCTGCGAAACCGTGACTTCGGATCGAGCGTCAGCCCGCGTTTTCCATTCATCCCGGTTGGTTTGTATCTGGGGACGATGGCACTAGCCGAGCAATGCGGCATCGAAAAGGTGTTCGTCATCACAGAGCCGCGCTTGGCCGCGCATCTGTCCCGGCTGGGGTTCAGTATCGTGCAGGTCGGGCCGCCGATCGAACATCGCGGCACCCGGGTGCCGTCGATGATGGACGTGGAGCAGAGCAAGGAAGGGCTGCGTTCGCTGATTCGCCCGATGTGGGAGCTGATCCGCGGCGGCGTCATGGCCGGCTACGAGGGGAAACGGGCGGCGATGGTCGCTACCTGA